The following proteins come from a genomic window of Pseudomonas sp. WJP1:
- a CDS encoding ABC transporter ATP-binding protein translates to MLYRRFEKLIDVFRDAPTAAPPDRVLPFYTYYLKQVWPSFAALLIVGLVGALIEVALFSYLSRIIDLAQGTPNADFFKEHGVELTWMVVVALVLRPVFVGLHDLLVHQTLSPSMTSLIRWQNHSYVLKQSLNFFQNDFAGRIAQRIMQTGNSLRDSAVQAVDALWHVLIYAISSLVLFAEADWRLMIPLLTWIIAFISALYYFVPRVKDRSVVASDARSKLMGRIVDGYTNITTLKLFAHTNFEQQYAREAIKEQTEKAQLAGRVVTSMDVVITSMNGLLIVSTTGLALWLWTQSLITVGAIALATGLVIRIVNMSGWIMWVVTGIFENIGMVQDGLQSISQPVSVTDRDQAKPLAVARGEVRFEDVDFHYGKQSGIIGGLDLTIKPGEKIGLIGPSGAGKSTLVNLLLRLYDVEGGRILIDGQNIADVSQESLRERIGMITQDTSLLHRSIRDNLLYGKPDATDAELWEAVHKARADGFIPLLSDAEGRSGFDAHVGERGVKLSGGQRQRIAIARVLLKDAPILIMDEATSALDSEVEAAIQESLETLMQGKTVIAIAHRLSTIARMDRLVVLENGRIAETGTHAELLAHGGLYARLWQHQTGGFVGID, encoded by the coding sequence ATGCTTTATCGCCGCTTCGAAAAACTGATCGACGTCTTCCGCGATGCCCCGACAGCTGCACCGCCAGATCGGGTCTTGCCTTTCTATACCTATTACCTCAAGCAGGTCTGGCCCAGTTTTGCCGCCCTGCTGATCGTCGGCCTGGTCGGCGCACTGATTGAAGTGGCGCTGTTCAGTTACCTGAGCCGCATCATCGACCTGGCCCAGGGCACCCCCAACGCCGACTTCTTCAAGGAACACGGCGTTGAATTGACCTGGATGGTGGTGGTAGCACTGGTCCTGCGCCCGGTTTTCGTCGGCCTGCATGACCTGTTGGTGCACCAGACCCTCAGTCCCAGCATGACCAGCCTGATCCGCTGGCAGAACCACAGCTACGTGCTCAAGCAGAGCCTGAATTTCTTCCAGAACGACTTCGCCGGGCGCATCGCCCAGCGCATCATGCAGACGGGCAACTCCCTGCGCGATTCGGCGGTGCAGGCGGTGGATGCGCTGTGGCACGTGCTGATCTACGCCATCAGCTCGCTGGTGCTGTTCGCCGAAGCCGACTGGCGCCTGATGATCCCGCTGCTGACCTGGATCATCGCCTTCATCAGCGCGCTCTACTACTTCGTGCCACGGGTCAAGGATCGCTCGGTGGTGGCCTCCGATGCGCGCTCCAAACTCATGGGGCGGATCGTCGACGGCTACACCAACATCACCACCCTGAAGCTGTTTGCCCACACCAACTTCGAGCAGCAGTACGCCCGCGAAGCGATCAAGGAACAAACCGAAAAAGCCCAACTGGCCGGCCGTGTCGTCACCAGCATGGACGTGGTCATCACCAGCATGAACGGCCTGCTGATCGTCAGCACCACCGGCCTGGCCCTGTGGCTGTGGACGCAGTCGCTGATCACCGTGGGCGCCATTGCACTCGCAACCGGGCTGGTGATCCGCATCGTCAACATGTCCGGCTGGATCATGTGGGTGGTCACCGGCATCTTCGAAAACATCGGCATGGTCCAGGATGGCCTGCAGAGCATCTCGCAACCGGTCAGCGTGACCGACCGCGACCAGGCCAAACCCCTGGCCGTGGCCCGTGGCGAGGTACGCTTCGAAGACGTCGACTTCCACTATGGCAAGCAGAGCGGGATCATCGGCGGCCTCGACCTGACCATCAAGCCTGGCGAAAAGATCGGCTTGATCGGTCCGTCCGGTGCGGGTAAATCGACCCTGGTGAACCTGCTGCTGCGCCTGTATGACGTGGAAGGCGGACGCATCCTCATCGATGGCCAGAACATCGCCGACGTCAGCCAGGAAAGCCTGCGCGAACGCATCGGCATGATTACCCAGGACACCTCCCTGCTGCATCGCTCGATCCGCGACAACCTGCTCTACGGCAAGCCCGACGCCACCGATGCCGAGCTCTGGGAAGCGGTGCACAAGGCCCGGGCGGACGGGTTCATCCCGCTGTTGTCGGACGCTGAAGGACGTAGCGGTTTCGATGCCCACGTCGGGGAGCGCGGGGTGAAGCTTTCCGGCGGCCAGCGCCAGCGCATCGCCATCGCCCGCGTGCTGCTCAAGGACGCGCCAATCCTGATCATGGACGAAGCGACGTCGGCCCTGGATTCGGAGGTCGAAGCCGCGATCCAGGAAAGCCTCGAGACCCTGATGCAGGGCAAGACCGTGATCGCCATCGCCCACCGGCTCTCGACCATCGCCCGGATGGACCGGCTGGTGGTGCTGGAAAATGGCAGGATCGCCGAAACCGGCACGCACGCCGAACTGCTGGCCCATGGCGGTTTGTATGCGCGGTTGTGGCAGCACCAGACGGGTGGGTTTGTCGGGATCGACTGA
- a CDS encoding beta-ketoacyl-ACP synthase III, whose amino-acid sequence MHNVVISGTGLYTPANSISNEELVQSFNAYVAQFNTDNAQAIARGEVEALTESSAAFIEKASGIKSRFVMDKEGILDPQRMAPRLPERSNDEWSVLCQMAIGAAEQALQRAGKTAADIDGVIVACSNLQRAYPAIAIEVQEALGIQGFGFDMNVACSSATFGIQAAANSVQLGQARAILMVNPEVCTGHLNFRDRDSHFIFGDAATAVIIERADLATSSHQFDIVSTKLLTKFSNNIRNNFGFLNRAAEEGVGAKDKLFVQEGRKVFKEVCPMVAELIAAHLEENQLNVGDVKRFWLHQANLSMNHLIVRKLLGREATEQEAPVILDTYANTSSAGSVIAFHKHQDDLAAGSLAVLSSFGAGYSIGSVLLRKR is encoded by the coding sequence ATGCATAACGTCGTCATCAGCGGCACCGGCCTGTACACCCCGGCCAACAGCATCTCCAACGAAGAGCTGGTGCAGTCTTTCAATGCTTATGTAGCTCAGTTCAACACCGACAACGCCCAGGCCATCGCACGCGGTGAAGTTGAGGCGTTGACCGAGTCCAGCGCAGCGTTCATCGAGAAAGCCTCCGGTATCAAAAGCCGCTTTGTCATGGACAAGGAAGGTATTCTCGACCCGCAACGCATGGCGCCACGCTTGCCGGAGCGTTCCAACGACGAATGGTCGGTGCTTTGCCAGATGGCCATCGGCGCCGCCGAACAAGCCTTGCAACGCGCGGGCAAGACTGCCGCGGACATCGACGGCGTGATCGTCGCCTGCTCTAACCTGCAACGCGCCTACCCGGCCATTGCCATCGAAGTCCAGGAAGCGCTGGGCATCCAGGGTTTCGGTTTCGACATGAACGTGGCGTGCTCCTCGGCCACCTTCGGCATCCAGGCCGCGGCCAACAGCGTCCAGCTGGGCCAGGCCCGGGCGATCCTGATGGTCAACCCGGAAGTCTGCACCGGTCACCTGAACTTCCGCGACCGCGACAGCCACTTCATCTTCGGCGATGCCGCGACCGCGGTGATCATCGAGCGCGCTGACCTGGCCACTTCCAGTCACCAGTTCGACATTGTCAGCACCAAGCTGCTGACCAAGTTCTCCAACAACATCCGCAACAACTTCGGCTTCCTCAACCGCGCGGCGGAAGAGGGCGTCGGTGCCAAGGACAAGTTGTTCGTGCAGGAAGGCCGCAAGGTGTTCAAGGAAGTCTGCCCGATGGTCGCCGAGCTGATCGCTGCGCATCTTGAAGAGAATCAACTCAACGTCGGCGACGTGAAGCGCTTCTGGCTGCACCAGGCCAACCTCAGCATGAACCACCTGATCGTCAGGAAGCTGCTGGGCCGTGAAGCCACCGAGCAGGAAGCGCCGGTGATTCTCGATACCTATGCCAACACCAGTTCGGCAGGTTCGGTGATTGCGTTCCACAAGCACCAGGACGACCTGGCCGCCGGCTCGCTGGCGGTGCTCAGCTCGTTCGGCGCCGGTTATTCGATCGGTAGCGTGCTGTTGCGCAAACGCTGA
- a CDS encoding carboxylate/amino acid/amine transporter encodes MGYLLFVTLIQAFSFSLIGEYLAGHVDSYFAVLIRVLLAGLVFIPLTRWRSVEPAFMRGMLLIGALQFGVTYVCLYLSFRVLTVPEVLLFTILTPLHVTLIEDALNRRFNPWALIAALVAVAGAAVIRFDRINPDFFMGFLLLQLANFTYAAGQVLYKHLVARHPSDLPHYRRFGYFYLGALAVALPAFLLFGKQNFLPEAALQWGVLLFLGLVSTALGLYWWNKGACLVNGGTLAVMNNLHVPVGLLINLLIWNQHEELGRLLLGGSVILMAVWISRLGVRQPAVA; translated from the coding sequence ATGGGCTATCTACTTTTTGTCACGCTGATCCAGGCGTTTTCCTTCAGTCTGATCGGCGAGTACCTGGCAGGTCACGTCGACAGTTACTTCGCGGTGCTGATACGCGTGCTGCTGGCGGGGCTGGTGTTCATCCCGCTGACCCGCTGGCGTTCGGTGGAACCGGCGTTCATGCGCGGCATGCTGCTGATCGGCGCACTGCAGTTCGGTGTGACCTACGTCTGCCTGTACCTGAGCTTTCGCGTGCTGACGGTCCCGGAAGTGCTGCTGTTCACCATCCTCACGCCACTGCACGTGACCCTGATCGAAGACGCGTTGAACCGTCGCTTCAATCCCTGGGCCCTGATCGCGGCACTGGTGGCGGTGGCGGGGGCGGCGGTGATTCGCTTCGACCGGATCAACCCGGACTTCTTCATGGGTTTCCTGCTGCTGCAACTGGCCAACTTCACCTACGCCGCCGGGCAAGTGCTGTACAAACATCTGGTCGCGCGCCATCCGAGCGACTTGCCGCATTACCGGCGTTTTGGCTATTTCTACCTGGGCGCATTGGCGGTGGCGTTGCCGGCGTTCCTGCTGTTTGGCAAACAGAACTTCCTGCCTGAAGCAGCGTTGCAATGGGGCGTGCTGCTGTTCCTCGGGCTGGTCTCGACCGCGCTGGGGTTGTACTGGTGGAACAAAGGTGCGTGCCTGGTGAATGGCGGGACGCTGGCGGTGATGAACAACCTGCATGTGCCGGTGGGGTTGTTGATCAATCTGTTGATCTGGAATCAGCATGAGGAACTGGGGCGGTTGTTGCTCGGTGGTTCGGTGATCTTGATGGCGGTGTGGATCAGTCGGTTGGGTGTACGCCAACCAGCAGTCGCCTGA
- a CDS encoding peptidylprolyl isomerase: MLKKIALAAGSVLFAANLMAATPAKAPHVLLETTNGQIEIELDPVKAPISTKNFLEYVDSGFYNNTIFHRVIPGFMVQGGGFTQQMQQKETKAPIKNEHKNGLVNVRGTLSMARTSVPDSATSQFFINVKDNDFLDQGDGYAVFGKVVKGMDVVDIIVNSPTTVRSGMKDVPADPVFIKSAKRID, from the coding sequence ATGCTGAAAAAAATCGCCCTCGCCGCTGGCTCCGTTCTGTTTGCCGCCAACCTGATGGCGGCAACGCCTGCCAAGGCGCCGCACGTGCTACTGGAGACCACCAACGGCCAGATCGAAATCGAACTGGACCCGGTCAAGGCCCCGATCAGCACCAAGAACTTCCTTGAGTACGTTGACAGCGGCTTCTACAACAACACGATTTTTCACCGCGTGATTCCGGGCTTCATGGTCCAGGGCGGCGGTTTCACCCAACAAATGCAGCAAAAGGAAACCAAGGCGCCGATCAAGAACGAGCACAAGAACGGCCTGGTCAACGTTCGTGGCACCCTGTCCATGGCACGTACCTCGGTACCTGACTCGGCCACCAGCCAGTTCTTCATCAACGTCAAGGACAACGATTTCCTCGACCAAGGTGATGGCTACGCGGTATTCGGCAAGGTGGTCAAGGGCATGGACGTGGTGGACATCATCGTCAACTCGCCAACCACCGTACGTAGCGGCATGAAGGATGTGCCTGCGGACCCTGTGTTCATCAAGTCGGCCAAGCGCATCGACTGA
- a CDS encoding LysR family transcriptional regulator: MKAPRVTLDQWRTLQAVVDHGGFAQAAEALHRSQSSVSYTVARMQDQLGVPLLRIDGRKAVLTEAGGVLLRRSRQLVKQASQLEDLAHHMEQGWEAEVRLVVDAAYPSARLVRALTAFMPQSRGCRVRLREEVLSGVEEVLLEGVADLAISSFSIPGYLGAELSDVEFVAVAHPEHPLHRLNRELNFQDLESHLQVVIRDSGRQQPRDVGWLGAEQRWTVGSLATAATFVGSGLGFAWLPRHMIERELKEGTLKLLPLDQGGSRNPSFYLYSNKDKPLGPATQILVELLRTFDTAPLDAPFAAPEQA; this comes from the coding sequence ATGAAAGCGCCCCGCGTGACCCTTGATCAATGGCGAACGCTTCAAGCCGTGGTCGACCACGGCGGCTTCGCCCAGGCCGCCGAAGCGCTGCACCGCTCGCAATCGTCGGTCAGCTACACCGTGGCGCGCATGCAGGACCAGCTCGGCGTGCCGTTGCTGCGCATCGACGGGCGCAAAGCGGTACTCACCGAGGCTGGCGGCGTGTTGTTGCGCCGCTCCCGGCAACTGGTGAAACAGGCCAGCCAGCTCGAAGACCTGGCCCATCACATGGAGCAAGGCTGGGAAGCCGAAGTGCGCCTGGTGGTCGATGCCGCGTACCCGAGCGCCCGCCTGGTGCGCGCGCTGACCGCGTTCATGCCGCAAAGCCGCGGCTGCCGCGTGCGCCTGCGTGAAGAGGTGCTGTCCGGCGTGGAAGAGGTCCTGCTCGAAGGCGTGGCCGACCTGGCCATCAGCAGTTTCAGCATTCCAGGTTACCTGGGCGCGGAATTGAGCGACGTCGAGTTCGTCGCGGTCGCCCATCCGGAACACCCCCTGCACCGCCTCAATCGCGAACTGAATTTCCAGGACCTGGAAAGTCACTTGCAAGTGGTCATCCGCGACTCCGGGCGCCAGCAACCACGGGACGTCGGCTGGCTCGGCGCCGAACAACGCTGGACCGTCGGCAGCCTGGCCACCGCCGCCACCTTCGTCGGCAGCGGCCTGGGGTTTGCCTGGTTGCCCCGGCACATGATCGAACGGGAACTCAAGGAAGGTACGCTCAAGCTGCTACCGTTGGACCAGGGTGGCAGCCGCAACCCGAGTTTTTACCTGTATTCGAACAAGGACAAACCGCTCGGCCCGGCGACGCAGATTCTTGTCGAGCTGCTGCGCACGTTCGACACTGCACCACTGGACGCACCGTTCGCCGCCCCAGAACAAGCCTGA
- a CDS encoding putative porin, whose translation MRLASTKTAAALCGGLLLAMSVPASAAVDAKLLDMLKANGSITNAQYTELQAELARDQKDQQIARQAQQETNEQIAATAKKTNELSTFDQKLAWAAKTQFKGDVRFRQENVHNDGVSNNKDQDRQRIRARLGAYSEINPQVDTGIRIATGSSDDARSTNQDLNNYFDKKQIWLDLGYVDYHPDAIKNLHVIGGKMLQPWVSMGDIIWDSDVNPEGLALTYKYPLGNTELFGSAGHYTLKDNVDGDGVQFKHDLRLYAGQLGARFAITDNLKMTVGGSLYNYDNDEDSVCTATTTPCALAVNGNSPGEEFRLWEGFSQIDIGGLPMPLSLYGQYVHNAEASNDQDTGWLAGVKTKIYGFGLDYNYRDVQQNAVVGAFTDSDFANGFTGSRGSKLKVSYELDKNFTLGATYFMANSDYTNASVNLKDSDINTLQLDAEAKF comes from the coding sequence ATGCGTCTTGCTTCCACGAAAACTGCGGCGGCCTTGTGTGGCGGCCTGTTGCTGGCCATGAGTGTTCCTGCCAGCGCTGCAGTCGACGCCAAACTGCTCGACATGCTCAAGGCTAACGGCTCGATTACCAACGCCCAGTACACCGAACTGCAAGCCGAGCTGGCACGGGATCAGAAAGACCAGCAAATCGCTCGTCAGGCCCAGCAAGAAACCAACGAGCAGATCGCGGCCACCGCGAAGAAAACCAATGAGCTGAGCACCTTCGACCAGAAACTGGCGTGGGCGGCCAAGACCCAATTCAAGGGCGACGTGCGTTTCCGTCAGGAGAACGTCCACAACGATGGCGTTTCCAACAACAAGGACCAGGATCGCCAGCGCATTCGTGCCCGCCTGGGTGCGTACAGCGAAATCAACCCGCAAGTGGACACCGGCATCCGTATTGCCACCGGCAGCAGCGACGACGCTCGCTCCACCAACCAGGACCTGAACAACTACTTCGACAAGAAGCAGATCTGGCTGGACCTGGGTTACGTCGATTACCACCCCGACGCCATCAAGAACCTGCACGTGATCGGCGGCAAGATGCTGCAGCCATGGGTGAGCATGGGCGACATCATCTGGGATAGCGACGTCAACCCGGAAGGCCTGGCCCTGACTTACAAATACCCGCTGGGCAACACCGAACTGTTCGGTAGTGCCGGTCACTACACCCTCAAGGACAACGTCGACGGCGATGGCGTGCAGTTCAAGCACGACCTGCGTCTGTACGCTGGCCAGTTGGGTGCGCGCTTTGCCATTACCGACAACCTGAAAATGACCGTGGGCGGCAGCCTCTACAACTACGACAACGACGAAGACAGCGTCTGCACCGCCACCACCACGCCATGCGCACTGGCCGTCAACGGTAACAGCCCGGGCGAAGAGTTCCGTCTGTGGGAAGGTTTCAGCCAGATCGACATCGGCGGCCTGCCGATGCCGCTGTCGCTGTACGGCCAGTACGTGCACAACGCCGAAGCCAGCAACGATCAGGACACTGGCTGGCTGGCCGGCGTCAAGACCAAGATCTACGGCTTCGGCCTGGACTACAACTACCGCGACGTGCAGCAGAACGCGGTGGTGGGTGCCTTCACCGACTCCGACTTCGCCAACGGCTTCACCGGTTCGCGCGGCAGCAAGCTGAAAGTCAGCTACGAGCTCGACAAGAACTTCACCCTGGGTGCGACGTACTTCATGGCGAACTCCGACTACACCAACGCCAGCGTCAACCTGAAAGACTCCGACATCAACACCCTGCAACTGGATGCCGAAGCGAAGTTCTGA
- a CDS encoding FMN-dependent NADH-azoreductase has protein sequence MSRVLIIESSARQQDSVSRQLTQTFISQWQAAHPGDQITVRDLAVNPVPHLDSNLLGGWMKPADQRSDIEQLSLERSNQLTDELLAADVLVMAAPMYNFAIPSTLKAWLDHVLRAGVTFKYTETGPQGLLSGKRAYVLTARGGIYAGSTADHQEPYLRQVMGFIGIHDVTFIHAEGMNLGGDFQEKGLNQANAKLSQVA, from the coding sequence ATGTCCCGCGTTCTGATCATCGAAAGCAGTGCCCGTCAGCAAGACTCGGTTTCCCGTCAACTGACCCAGACCTTCATCAGCCAATGGCAAGCCGCGCACCCGGGCGATCAGATCACCGTGCGTGACCTGGCAGTCAACCCGGTGCCACACCTGGACAGCAACTTGTTGGGCGGCTGGATGAAACCCGCCGATCAGCGCAGCGACATCGAACAGCTTTCCCTGGAGCGCTCCAACCAGCTGACCGACGAGTTGCTCGCCGCCGACGTGCTGGTGATGGCAGCGCCCATGTACAACTTCGCCATCCCGAGCACCCTCAAGGCCTGGCTTGACCATGTGCTGCGTGCCGGCGTGACCTTCAAGTACACCGAAACCGGCCCGCAGGGTTTGCTCAGTGGCAAGCGCGCCTATGTACTGACCGCTCGCGGCGGGATCTACGCCGGCAGCACCGCTGACCATCAGGAACCCTACCTGCGCCAGGTCATGGGCTTCATCGGCATCCACGACGTGACGTTCATTCACGCCGAAGGCATGAACCTGGGCGGCGACTTCCAGGAGAAAGGCCTGAACCAGGCGAACGCCAAGCTTTCCCAGGTGGCCTGA
- a CDS encoding GNAT family N-acetyltransferase, whose amino-acid sequence MPLQRLQNLSEIDPQTWDALVPENQPFLRHGFLGAMEDSGSVGSHSGWQPEHLLHVEGDRLLAAMPSYRKWHSYGEYVFDHAWADACERAGIDYYPKLLTAVPFSPVSGPRLLAARVEDGFELLKSLPGYLEIEQLSSAHINFSDPFTDAALAEQPGWLQRIGCQYHWQNRGYRDFQDFLDVLSSRKRKQMRKEREQVAGQGIEFEWLEGRQMTEAQWDFVYACYANTYAVRRQRPYLTREFFSLLAERMPQAIRVVLAKQGSRPVAMAFSLVGGDSFYGRYWGCLAEFDRLHFETCFYQGMDYAIANGYQRFDAGAQGEHKLIRGFEPVITHSWHYLRHPGLKAAVKDFLRQERLGVLAYAEDARTALPYRQT is encoded by the coding sequence ATGCCGTTGCAACGCCTGCAAAACCTGTCGGAAATCGACCCGCAAACGTGGGACGCGCTGGTACCCGAGAATCAGCCCTTTCTGCGTCACGGGTTTCTCGGCGCGATGGAAGACAGTGGCAGTGTCGGTTCCCATTCCGGCTGGCAACCCGAACATTTGCTGCACGTCGAAGGCGATCGGCTGCTGGCTGCGATGCCCAGCTACCGCAAGTGGCATTCCTACGGCGAGTATGTGTTCGATCACGCCTGGGCCGATGCCTGCGAGCGCGCAGGCATCGACTACTACCCCAAACTGCTGACTGCCGTGCCGTTCAGCCCGGTCAGCGGCCCGCGCTTGCTGGCGGCCAGGGTCGAAGACGGTTTCGAACTGCTCAAGAGCCTGCCGGGCTACCTGGAGATCGAACAACTCTCCAGCGCCCATATCAACTTCAGCGATCCGTTCACCGACGCCGCACTGGCCGAACAACCTGGCTGGCTGCAACGCATCGGCTGCCAGTACCACTGGCAGAACCGCGGCTATCGGGACTTCCAGGATTTTCTCGACGTACTCAGTTCGCGCAAACGCAAGCAGATGCGCAAGGAACGCGAGCAAGTGGCCGGGCAGGGGATCGAATTCGAATGGCTCGAAGGCCGGCAAATGACCGAGGCACAGTGGGATTTTGTCTATGCCTGCTACGCGAACACTTACGCGGTTCGCCGGCAGCGACCTTATCTGACGCGGGAATTTTTCAGCCTGCTGGCCGAACGTATGCCGCAGGCGATTCGAGTGGTGTTGGCCAAACAAGGCTCACGCCCGGTGGCGATGGCCTTCAGCCTGGTCGGGGGCGACAGTTTCTACGGTCGTTATTGGGGCTGCCTGGCGGAGTTCGACCGCCTGCATTTCGAGACCTGTTTCTACCAGGGCATGGACTACGCGATTGCCAACGGTTACCAGCGTTTCGATGCCGGCGCCCAGGGCGAACACAAGTTGATTCGCGGGTTCGAACCGGTGATCACCCATTCCTGGCACTACCTGCGCCATCCCGGGTTAAAGGCTGCGGTCAAGGATTTCCTGCGCCAGGAACGCCTCGGCGTACTGGCCTACGCCGAGGACGCGAGGACGGCCTTGCCCTATCGCCAAACCTGA
- a CDS encoding alpha/beta fold hydrolase, producing MAYFEHEGCNLHYEEYGHGTPLLLVHGLGSSTLDWEEQIPTLAALYRVIVPDVRGHGRSDKPRERYSIAGFSADLVALMEHLNLGPAHYVGLSMGGMIGFQLGVDQPQLLKSLCIVNSAPEVKLRSRDDYWQWFKRWSLMRVLSLHSIGKALGAKLFPKPGQADLRQKMAERWAKNDKHAYLASFDAIVGWGVQERLSKVTCPTLIVSADRDYTPVALKENYVRLLPNARLAVIEDSRHATPLDQPERFNQTLLEFLAAVDTTHQDH from the coding sequence ATGGCCTATTTCGAACACGAAGGTTGCAACCTGCACTATGAGGAATATGGCCACGGCACGCCGTTGCTGCTGGTCCACGGCCTGGGTTCCAGTACCCTGGACTGGGAAGAACAGATCCCGACGCTGGCCGCCCTCTACCGGGTGATCGTCCCGGATGTGCGCGGCCACGGGCGCTCCGACAAACCCCGCGAGCGCTACAGCATCGCCGGGTTCAGCGCCGACCTGGTGGCGCTGATGGAGCACCTGAACCTGGGGCCCGCCCATTACGTAGGGTTGTCGATGGGCGGCATGATCGGCTTTCAACTGGGCGTGGACCAGCCGCAATTGCTCAAGAGCCTGTGCATCGTCAATAGCGCGCCCGAGGTCAAGTTGCGCAGCCGCGACGATTACTGGCAGTGGTTCAAGCGCTGGAGCCTGATGCGGGTATTGAGCCTTCACAGCATCGGCAAAGCCCTGGGCGCCAAGCTGTTCCCCAAACCCGGGCAGGCCGATTTGCGACAAAAGATGGCCGAACGCTGGGCAAAAAACGACAAACATGCTTATCTCGCAAGCTTCGATGCCATTGTTGGCTGGGGGGTTCAGGAACGACTTTCGAAGGTCACCTGTCCAACCCTGATCGTCAGCGCCGACCGCGACTACACGCCGGTCGCGCTGAAGGAAAACTACGTCAGGCTGCTGCCGAATGCGCGGCTGGCAGTGATCGAAGATTCACGTCACGCCACCCCGCTGGACCAGCCCGAACGCTTCAACCAGACGCTGCTCGAGTTTCTCGCCGCAGTCGACACCACCCATCAGGATCACTGA
- a CDS encoding 3-phosphoglycerate kinase, with the protein MKKIFSLLLAMLPLTAFAYPIDVQKELNGLKIDYTTYASDYDMGSITVNNYGDTAAECSVVFRNGPESPKTRRVNLDAGKSADLSAKFNRKIIKLYISMTCKPK; encoded by the coding sequence ATGAAAAAAATTTTTAGCCTGTTACTGGCGATGTTGCCGTTGACTGCGTTTGCTTACCCGATCGACGTCCAGAAAGAGCTCAATGGACTGAAGATCGACTACACCACCTACGCCTCCGATTACGACATGGGCTCGATCACCGTGAACAACTACGGCGACACCGCTGCCGAATGCTCGGTAGTGTTTCGCAACGGTCCTGAATCGCCCAAGACCCGCCGGGTCAATCTGGACGCGGGTAAAAGCGCGGATCTTTCAGCCAAGTTCAACCGCAAGATCATCAAGCTGTACATCAGCATGACCTGCAAACCGAAATGA